Proteins from one Gossypium raimondii isolate GPD5lz chromosome 8, ASM2569854v1, whole genome shotgun sequence genomic window:
- the LOC105793180 gene encoding uncharacterized protein LOC105793180 gives MEEFRAQTYESAKLYKEKTKCWHDKRIMPRQFEPGQHVLFFNSRLKIFPSKLKSCWSGSFEVAKVYPHGAVDVKDIQTGITLKVSGQLYRFYKNYKENPEKGKAVEEEPEKTKSVNTGGKEEEQNGTTPTLVP, from the exons ATGGAAGAATTCAGGGCACAAACGTATGAGAGTGCTAAACTTTATAAGGAGAAGACCAAGTGTTGGCATGATAAGAGAATTATGCCACGACAATTTGAACCAGGACAACATGTGTTGTTTTTCAACTCAAGGTTGAAAATATTCCCTAGCAAACTGAAATCTTGTTGGTCAGGTTCCTTTGAAGTAGCCAAAGTATACCCTCATGGAGCAGTGGATGTCAAGGATATACAGACGGGGATCACACTTAAAGTCAGTGGACAAC tttacaGATTTTACAAGAATTACAAAGAAAATCCTGAAAAAGGGAAAGCAGTTGAGGAGGAACCAGAGAAAACAAAGTCAGTGAATACTGGAGGCAAGGAAGAAGAACAAAATGGAACCACCCCTACACTTGTACCATAA